The following are encoded together in the Lepidochelys kempii isolate rLepKem1 chromosome 7, rLepKem1.hap2, whole genome shotgun sequence genome:
- the CYB561D2 gene encoding transmembrane reductase CYB561D2 isoform X3 — protein MTEALLVFSPESSLLRSFSRKAKVRFHWALQLLVLLCALLGLAIISYNKYLNGKAHFVTWHGLTGLLTVLYASMQCTGGVVLLYPKLMKNWTLAKLKVYHATSGLVGYLLGCASLMLAMCSLWFTTAVTGLSWYLSVLCPILTSLVIMNQVSNAYLYRKRIQP, from the coding sequence ATGACGGAAGCCCTGCTGGTCTTCTCCCCGGAGAGCTCACTGCTCCGCTCCTTCTCTCGCAAAGCCAAGGTCCGCTTCCActgggccctgcagctgctggtCCTCCTCTGTGCCCTGCTGGGCCTGGCCATCATCAGCTACAACAAATACCTTAATGGCAAGGCCCACTTTGTCACCTGGCACGGCCTGACGGGGTTGCTGACCGTGCTATACGCCAGCATGCAGTGCACAGGCGGCGTTGTTCTCCTCTACCCCAAGCTGATGAAGAACTGGACGCTGGCCAAGCTCAAGGTCTACCATGCCACATCGGGGCTGGTGGGTTACCTCTTGGGCTGTGCCAGTTTGATGCTGGCCATGTGCTCCTTGTGGTTTACCACCGCAGTGACTGGTCTTTCCTGGTACCTGTCAGTGCTGTGCCCCATTCTCACCAGCCTAGTTATCATGAACCAGGTGAGCAATGCTTATCTCTACCGCAAAAGGATCCAGCCCTGA
- the CYB561D2 gene encoding transmembrane reductase CYB561D2 isoform X2, with amino-acid sequence MSLAFSFLMTEALLVFSPESSLLRSFSRKAKVRFHWALQLLVLLCALLGLAIISYNKYLNGKAHFVTWHGLTGLLTVLYASMQCTGGVVLLYPKLMKNWTLAKLKVYHATSGLVGYLLGCASLMLAMCSLWFTTAVTGLSWYLSVLCPILTSLVIMNQVSNAYLYRKRIQP; translated from the coding sequence TTCTCCTTTTTGATGACGGAAGCCCTGCTGGTCTTCTCCCCGGAGAGCTCACTGCTCCGCTCCTTCTCTCGCAAAGCCAAGGTCCGCTTCCActgggccctgcagctgctggtCCTCCTCTGTGCCCTGCTGGGCCTGGCCATCATCAGCTACAACAAATACCTTAATGGCAAGGCCCACTTTGTCACCTGGCACGGCCTGACGGGGTTGCTGACCGTGCTATACGCCAGCATGCAGTGCACAGGCGGCGTTGTTCTCCTCTACCCCAAGCTGATGAAGAACTGGACGCTGGCCAAGCTCAAGGTCTACCATGCCACATCGGGGCTGGTGGGTTACCTCTTGGGCTGTGCCAGTTTGATGCTGGCCATGTGCTCCTTGTGGTTTACCACCGCAGTGACTGGTCTTTCCTGGTACCTGTCAGTGCTGTGCCCCATTCTCACCAGCCTAGTTATCATGAACCAGGTGAGCAATGCTTATCTCTACCGCAAAAGGATCCAGCCCTGA